In Calonectris borealis chromosome 10, bCalBor7.hap1.2, whole genome shotgun sequence, a single genomic region encodes these proteins:
- the LAMB2 gene encoding laminin subunit beta-2 — MRSPGALLLLPLLVGLGGAPAPDSPQGCARGSCYPATGDLLVGRAPRLSATSTCGLRRPQPYCIVSHLQEEKKCFVCDSRRPYDIRANANSHRIENVVTTFAPRPKKAWWQSENGVEHVSIQLDLEAEFHFTHLIMTFKTFRPAAMLVERSADFGRSWKVYRYFAYDCAAAFPHVPRGPPRRIDDVICESRYSDIEPSTEGEVIYRVLDPAIPIRDPYSPAIQNLLRATNLRVNLTKLHTLGDNLLDSRREIREKYYYALYELVLRGNCFCYGHASECAPLSGTPATTDGMVHGRCVCKHHTQGLNCERCEDFYHDLPWRPAEGSSTNACRRCDCNEHSRRCHFDMAVFLATGNASGAVCDGCQHNTMGRRCHLCKPFYYKDPSKDLRDPAVCRACDCDPEGSLDGGLCDSADDPARGLIAGQCRCKEHVAGPRCDRCKPGFFGLSAANPQGCQRCQCDPRGTVAEGTQCDPISGECLCKRLVTGRNCDQCLPEHWGLSHDLPGCRPCDCDVGGARDNLCAMETGQCRCRSHVVGRQCDQVEPGFYRINLDHYTYEAEDARLHQGSVVEREPPTDHPASWTGMGFARMLEGGWVEFHVSDVPFSTEYDVIIRYEPQHLEPWQEVRVRVLRPSPVSASSPCGNTIPADDQLSTSLPSGARYVMLPQPICLERGVSYTLRLELGCATAQQDPTASVLIDSLVLLPRYSSLEMFIAGDPSSMERRETFERYRCAQPFHIAGPSPVAEPCSSLLHSLSAILHDGALPCLCDPQGSLSAECQPQGGQCRCKPNVMGRRCHRCSPGTFGFGPGGCRACQCSSEGSVSTVCDSTTGQCSCREGAHGPRCDRCQPGHWGFPACRPCQCNGHAEECDPRTGSCLRCRDHTDGERCQRCADGHFGNPALGSGQHCRPCPCPEGPGSLRHFAASCYQDSHSRQVICHCSPGYTGPRCDECAPGYYGDPLQPGGRCLPCQCHDNIDMTDPEACDRRTGHCLRCLYNTAGPRCAECQPGYYGDATRHSCRRCSCNALGTDASTCGPQQCQCDGRSGQCHCLPHVEGQSCDRCSPNFWNLGSGQGCQPCACHPQHALTPTCNQFTGQCSCRPGFGGRTCADCQEQHWGDPRQQCRACDCDPRGVASTQCHRGSGHCDCRPGISGIRCDQCARGFAGAFPMCQPCHPCFGDWDRVVQDLAARTRALAQRASLLQHTGAAGAFEGTFRRLEESLATVRDVVAARNATAGTAAHLTYATEGLRRQIEEATERLTRLEGELTATQDANFNASHVLSAVDRGARALNHSLQDLEHRLHALKTSNFLGAYDSIRQSHGESREAERRADASTRTIPSPVSTSAATRRRAEQLLASRRDDFNRQNAASRRALMDLAARAQTLSLHPLNEKVCGAAGDVPCAESPCGGAGCRDEDGARRCGGLSCGGAVSTADSALDRARHAQEELRQAAGDVAQLSHKVAEAKGKADEARLRAQAALDKANQTRARVESSNKELRELISHVKAFLSQEGADPESIEVVASRVLELSLPAAPAQIHRLAEEIKARVRSLASVDAILEQTADDVRQAGQLLQDAQRARSRAEGVRDTGEAVRQALEEAQQAQGMAEQALHHATGDIQHSERALGTMQAQMASTEQRLAGAMGRIGLLDGQTDALKVKRANNSLAATRAQEAAGAARDRASEAKQVLEGPLRDRYRTAQELVQHRAQGARQAGSRAQQLRDEAAGLLRDAQGKLQRLRALEEAYERNERVLDAKAAQLGGLEARMREVLATINQQVQIYNTCQ; from the exons ATGCGGAGCCCCGgcgccctcctgctgctgccgctgctggtCG ggctggggggggccccggcccccGACTCCCCCCAGGGCTGCGCCCGCGGCAGCTGCTACCCGGCCACCGGGGACCTGCTGGTGGGGCGAGCCCCCCGCCTGAGTGCCACCTCCACCTGCGGGCTGCGCCGGCCCCAGCCCTACTGCATCGTCAGCCACCTCCAG GAGGAGAAGAAGTGCTTCGTCTGTGACTCGCGGCGGCCCTACGACATCCGCGCCAACGCCAACAGCCACCGCATTGAGAATGTGGTCACCACCTTCGCCCCCCGCCCCAAGAAAGCCTGGTGGCAGTCGGAGAATG GCGTGGAGCATGTCAGCATCCAGCTGGACCTGGAGGCCGAGTTCCACTTCACCCACCTCATCATGACCTTCAAG ACCTTCCGCCCCGCGGCCATGCTGGTGGAGCGCTCAGCCGACTTCGGGCGCAGTTGGAAGGTCTACCGCTACTTCGCCTACGACTGCGCCGCTGCCTTCCCCCACGTCCCCCGTGGGCCCCCACGCCGCATCGACGATGTCATCTGCGAGTCCCGCTACTCTGACATCGAGCCCTCCACCGAGGGGGAG GTGATCTACCGGGTGCTGGACCCTGCCATCCCCATCCGGGACCCTTACAGCCCCGCCATCCAGA ACCTGCTGCGTGCCACCAACCTGCGGGTGAACCTcaccaagctgcacacgctgggGGACAACCTGCTGGACTCGCGGCGGGAGATCCGGGAGAAGTACTACTACGCACTCTACGAGCTGGTGCTGCGCGGGAACTGCTTCTGCTACGGGCATGCCTCCGAGTGCGCCCCGCTCAGCGGGACCCCCGCCACCACCGACGGCATG GTGCACGGGCGCTGCGTCTGCAAGCACCACACGCAGGGGCTGAACTGCGAGCGCTGTGAGGACTTCTACCACGACCTGCCCTGGCGCCCGGCTGAGGGCTCCAGCACCAACGCCTGCCGAC GCTGTGACTGCAACGAGCACTCGCGGCGGTGCCACTTCGACATGGCCGTCTTCCTGGCCACGGGAAACGCCAGCGGGGCCGTGTGCGACGGCTGCCAGCACAACACCATGGGCCGCCGCTGCCACCTCTGCAAGCCCTTCTACTACAAGGACCCCAGCAAGGACCTGCGGGACCCCGCGGTGTGCCGAG CCTGCGACTGTGACCCCGAGGGCTCTCTGGATGGGGGGCTGTGTGACAGCGCCGACGACCCGGCCCGGGGGCTGATCGCAGGGCAGTGCCGCTGCAAGGAGCACGTGGCCGGTCCCCGCTGCGACCGCTGCAAACCCGGCTTCTTCGGCCTCAGCGCCGCCAACCCACAGGGCTGCCAGC GGTGCCAGTGTGACCCCCGTGGCACGGTGGCCGAGGGCACCCAGTGCGACCCCATCAGCGGCGAGTGCCTCTGCAAGCGGCTGGTGACCGGGCGCAACTGCGACCAGTGCCTG CCCGAGCACTGGGGGCTAAGCCATGACCTCCCGGGCTGCCGGCCGTGCGACTGCGACGTGGGAGGTGCCCGTGACAACCT GTGCGCCATGGAGACGGGGCAGTGCCGGTGCCGTAGCCACGTGGTGGGACGGCAGTGCGACCAGGTGGAGCCTGGCTTCTACCGCATCAACCTGGACCATTACACCTACGAGGCTGAGGATGCTCGGCTGCATCAG GGCTCAGTGGTGGAGCGTGAGCCCCCCACGGACCACCCGGCTTCATGGACGGGGATGGGCTTTGCCCGCATGCTGGAGGGCGGCTGGGTGGAGTTTCACGTGAGCGACGTGCCTTTCTCCACCGAGTACGATGTGATCATCCGCTACGAGCCCCAG CACCTGGAGCCCTGGCAGGAGGTGAGGGTGAGGGTACTGCGCCCTAGCCCCGTCTCAGCCAGCAGCCCTTGCGGAAATACCATCCCAGCTGATGACCAGCTCTCCACCAGCCTCCCCTCCGGTGCCAG GTACGTGATGCTGCCCCAGCCCATCTGCCTGGAGCGAGGAGTCTCTTACACCCTCcgcctggagctgggctgtgccaccGCTCAGCAGGATCCCACTGCCAGCGTGCTCATCGATTCG CTGGTGCTCCTGCCCCGTTACTCCTCGCTGGAGATGTTCATCGCGGGTGACCCCAGCTCCATGGAGCGCCGGGAGACCTTCGAGCGGTACCGCTGCGCCCAGCCCTTCCACATCGCGGGGCCCTCACCCGTGGCCgagccctgctccagcctcctgcacaGCCTCTCGGCTATCCTGCACGATGGGGCGCTGC CCTGCCTCTGCGACCCCCAGGGCTCGCTCAGCGCCGAGTGCCAGCCCCAGGGCGGGCAGTGCCGGTGCAAACCCAATGTCATGGGACGGCGCTGCCACCGCTGCTCCCCAGGAACCTTTGGCTTTGGGCCCGGCGGGTGCCGAG CGTGCCAGTGCAGCAGTGAGGGGTCCGTGAGCACCGTCTGCGACAGCACCACAGGGCAGTGCTCCTGCCGGGAGGGTGCCCACGGCCCGCGTTGTGACCGCTGCCAGCCCGGCCACTGGGGCTTCCCAGCCTGCCGGCCCTGCCAGTGCAACGGGCACGCCGAGGAGTGCGACCCCcggacaggcagctgcctgcgctgccgtGACCACACAGACGGTGAGAGGTGCCAGAG GTGTGCAGATGGGCACTTTGGGAACCCGGcgctgggctctgggcagcactgccggccctgcccctgccccgaaGGGCCCGGCAGCCTCCGTCACTTCGCtgcctcctgctaccaggacagCCACTCCCGGCAGGTCATCTGCCACTGCAGCCCTGGGTACACAG GTCCCCGCTGTGACGAGTGTGCCCCCGGCTACTACGGGGACCCGCTTCAGCCTGGCgggcgctgcctgccctgccagtgCCACGATAACATCGACATGACGGACCCGGAGGCGTGCGACCGCCGCACAGGGCACTGCCTGCGCTGCCTCTACAACACAGCAGGGCCACGCTGTGCCGAGTGCCAGCCCGGCTACTACGGGGACGCCACGCGGCACAGCTGCAGGC GTTGTTCCTGCAATGCGCTGGGCACCGACGCCAGCACCTGTGGGCCCCAGCAGTGCCAGTGCGATGGGCGCAGCGGGCAGTGCCACTGCCTACCCCACGTGGAGGGCCAGAGCTGCGACCGCTGCAGCCCCAACTTCTGGAACctgggcagcgggcagggctgccagccctgcgcctGCCACCCGCAGCACGCCCTGACACCCACCTGCAACCAG TTCACGGGGCAGTGCTCGTGCCGGCCGGGCTTTGGGGGCCGGACCTGTGCTGACTGCCAGGAGCAACACTGGGGCGACCCGCGGCAGCAGTGCCGAG CCTGTGACTGCGACCCCCGTGGCGTCgccagcacccagtgccaccGCGGCAGCGGCCACTGCGACTGCCGGCCCGGCATCTCGGGCATCCGCTGCGACCAGTGTGCCCGGGGCTTCGCCGGCGCCTTCCCCAtgtgccagccctgccacccctgcTTCGGGGACTGGGACCGGGTGGTGCAAGACCTGGCGGCCCGCACGCGGGCGCTGGCGCAGCGGGCCAGCCTCCTGCAGCAcaccggggctgccggcgcctTCGAGGGCACCTTCCGGCGGCTGGAGGAGAGCCTGGCCACCGTGCGTGACGTGGTGGCTGCGCGCAATGCCACTGCCGGCACCGCCGCCCACCTGACATACGCCACAGAGGGGCTGCG GCGGCAGATCGAGGAGGCGACGGAGAGGCTGACACGACTGGAGGGGGAGCTGACGGCCACCCAGGACGCCAACTTCAACGCCAGCCATGTGCTGAGTGCGGTGGACCGGGGTGCCCGCGCACTCAACCACAGCCTGCAGGACCTGGAGCACCGGCTGCATGCCCTCAAGACCTCCAATTTCCTTG GCGCCTACGACAGCATCCGACAGTCCCATGGGGAGTCGCGGGAGGCTGAGCGTCGGGCGGACGCCTCCACCCGCACCATACCCAGCCCTGTCAGCACCTCGGCGGCCACCCGGCGCCGTGCCGAGCAGCTCCTGGCTAGCCGGCGGGACGACTTCAACCGCCAAAACGCGGCCAGCCGGCGGGCACTGATGGACCTGGCGGCGAGGGCGCAGACACTGAGCCTGCACCCGCTCAACGAGAAG GTGTGCGGTGCGGCGGGCGACGTGCCCTGCGCCGAGAGCCCCTGTGGGGGAGCTGGGTGCCGGGACGAGGATGGGGCACGGCGCTGTGGGGGTCTGAGCTGCGGTGGGGCTGTGTCCACGGCCGACAGTGCGCTGGACCGGGCACGCCATGCCCAGGAGGAACTGCGGCAGGCTGCTGGCGATGTGGCCCAGCTCTCCCACAAG GTGGCTGAGGCCAAGGGGAAGGCAGATGAGGCCCGGCTGCGGGCACAGGCAGCCCTGGACAAGGCAAACCAGACCAGGGCCCGCGTGGAGAGCTCCAACAAGGAGCTGCGGGAGCTCATCAGCCATGTCAAGGCCTTCCTGAGCC AGGAGGGGGCCGACCCCGAGAGCATCGAGGTGGTGGCCAGCCGGGTGCTGGAGCTGtcgctccccgccgcgccggcccaGATCCACCGCCTGGCCGAGGAGATTAAGGCACGGGTGCGCAGCCTGGCCAGCGTGGACGCCATCCTGGAGCAGACGGCCGACGACGTGCGCCAGGCcgggcagctgctgcaggacGCCCAGCGGGCTAG GTCGCGGGCGGAGGGGGTGCGGGACACGGGCGAGGCGGTGCGGCAGGCGCTGGAGGAGGCGCAGCAAGCCCAGGGCATGGCCGAGCAGGCACTGCACCATGCCACTGGTGACATCCAGCACAGCGAGAGAGCCCTCGGCACG ATGCAGGCCCAGATGGCGAGCACAGAGCAGCGGCTGGCTGGTGCCATGGGGCGGATTGGGCTCctggacggacagacagacgccCTGAAGGTGAAACGCGCCAACAACAGCCTGGCAGCCACGCGTGCCCAGGAGGCAGCTGGTGCTGCGCGGGACCGAGCCAGCGAGGCCAAGCAG GTGCTGGAGGGGCCACTGCGGGACCGGTACCGGACGGCGCAGGAGCTGGTGCAGCACCGGGCGCAGGGCGCacggcaggcaggcagccgggcGCAGCAGCTGCGGGATGAGGCTGCCGGGCTGCTGCGGGACGCCCAGGGCAAGCTGCAGCGGCTGCGAG CGCTGGAGGAGGCGTATGAGCGGAACGAGCGAGTGCTGGACGCCAAGGCGGCCCAGCTGGGCGGGCTGGAGGCCAGGATGAGGGAGGTGCTGGCCACCATCAACCAGCAGGTCCAGATCTACAACACCTGCCAGTGA
- the LOC142086154 gene encoding laminin subunit beta-2-like, with the protein MDLLALGFLLAGVPAAGGWQEPDPSHGCARGSCYPATGNLLVGRAPRLSATSTCGLDRPQEYCIVSHLQDSEKCFTCDSRDPSLPESHRIENVIYLSGPHGQRTWWQSENGVEHVSIRLDLEGEFHFTHLIMKFKTFRPAAMLVERSADFGRSWKVYRYFAYNCSKLFPGIPGQPSGLVDEVLCDQRYSEIEPSSHGEVIFKVLDPSIPVADPYSPDIQDLLRVTNLRVNLTKLHTLGDNLLDTRREVLHKYYYAVDELVLRGSCFCHGHAARCAPAPGAPPSSVPGMIHGRCVCEHHTQGLNCERCEDFYHDLPWRPAEGSSTNACRRCDCNEHSQRCHFDMAVFLATGNASGAVCDGCQHNTMGRRCHLCKPFYYQHPRSDIRAPTACAPCDCDPAGSLDGGACDGHTDVALGMIAGQCRCKENVAGPRCDRCRHGAYGLSHGDPQGCQPCRCDPRGTVAGSSPCDPISGDCYCKRFVAGRSCSQCVPEFWGLSYDVGGCRPCACDFGGAYSNRCSMEDGACPCRPHLMGRQCDQVQPGFFCAHLDYYTYEAERATGHGHSHPQLPGAIRAEVPQDCLEYDTGEPGGRKGRPRHQRSPSRAPQPRAPSRRGRQQPPKLDVEEVVRDSAGRMVTWTGSGFARVRDGAGLTFHVDDVPYPMDYELLLRYEPESAEDWEAVVGVSSRVLPTSPRCGNLLPSEQMYRESLPHSRRYVLLSRPFCFEPSTPYEVTVRLQRAGVTQRHPGAFILIDSLVLLPRVSELPGFHGAEAAAATRREELERYRCLEAFHMAPPHPLAQACARLVCSVSALLHGGALPCQCDPQGSRSSECQAQGGQCECKPHVLGRRCDRCAPGSYGFGPLGCSPCTCSPEGSVSQLCDAVSGQCRCQAGTVGRQCDQCQPGHWGFPACRPCQCNGHAEECDPRTGSCLRCRDHTAGRHCERCQDGYYGDPVLGSGQQCRPCPCPGYPGTRHYHGSACHADEETHHIVCLCAPGYAGPRCDRCSPGYFGAPETEGGACRPCQCNNNIDASDPGACDPRTGHCLHCLYHTTGPRCAHCQPGYYGNALQRSCRRCGCDPQGTLASHCAAGTCTCDRGTGACACRPNVVGKSCDRCAPHFWSLGGPGGCEPCGCHPTRALHPACDTVTGQCQCQPGFGGRVCSQCQEHHWGDPERECRACECEPLGTESPQCEQASGQCRCRPGFGGLRCDRCQRGYQEAFPRCSPCHPCFGRWDPAVGSLRDWLRRLGAQVQALREGGSVPPLSPRRLRALEEALGRVEQLLGEGGSPSGPLLDGLPRRLDGTRMELDDFWKQLQELGQQLDQLAQADVQHRDRLAGLSRKLGGLNRTASHLQILLGTVAAAGFGESYRSILASAEDSRQAEALANGTAGELNRAQATRRAAERVLRQRGDAFRRSTAAARKSLRETQKRVMGLSVAGINEKICGLPGDRSCEQSPCGGALCRDSMGTRHCGGTGCAGALPVSARALSSARNASHQLEVALGQLGVVAQKTQEVQELARGARSRAEEALGRSQAARSRAEKATAQLRDFIRRIKAFLAEEGADPGSIELVARQVLNISLPSSPSRIQELLREMRESISQLEGVDAVLNSTAQGLAAARGLLAEGQNARERAEGVRDELAGTQRALDAARMQATVAGSALRSARDAIRVAESRAKEAERRLQALEGKESRAQRRLRELAQRVTALQERGRDAHRVAQQAKDGAQRATAASGMLSQDLAQVTQRYVVLKGRVSGLAGVSGGALQRVTQLTAEARDLLDKASSSKRKLEELEQHFGANERVMAAKAMQLQALEQRVWGLLEEIRERANAYATC; encoded by the exons CGGGGGtgccggcagcggggggctggcaggagcccgACCCGAGCCATGGCTGCGCCCGTGGCAGCTGCTACCCGGCCACCGGGAACCTGCTGGTGGGGCGAGCCCCCCGCCTGAGTGCCACCTCCACCTGCGGGCTGGACAGGCCCCAGGAGTACTGCATCGTCAGCCACCTCCAG GACTCGGAGAAATGCTTCACCTGCGACTCGCGGGACCCGTCCCTGCCCGAGAGCCACCGCATCGAGAATGTCATCTACCTGAGTGGCCCCCACGGCCAGCGGACCTGGTGGCAGTCAGAGAACG GTGTGGAGCACGTCAGCATCCGCCTGGACCTGGAGGGTGAGTTCCACTTCACCCACCTCATCATGAAGTTCAAG ACCTTCCGCCCCGCGGCCATGCTGGTGGAGCGCTCAGCCGACTTCGGGCGCAGCTGGAAGGTCTACCGCTACTTCGCCTACAACTGCTCCAAGCTCTTTCCCGGTATTCCCGGCCAGCCCTCGGGGCTGGTGGACGAGGTGCTGTGTGACCAGCGCTACTCCGAGATCGAGCCCTCCAGCCACGGGGAG gtCATCTTCAAGGTGCTGGACCCCTCCATCCCCGTGGCGGATCCCTACAGCCCGGACATCCAGG acCTGCTGCGCGTCACCAACCTGCGGGTGAACCTcaccaagctgcacacgctgggGGACAACCTGCTGGACACACGGCGGGAGGTGCTGCACAAGTACTACTATGCCGTGGATGAGCTGGTGCTGCGCGGGAGCTGCTTCTGCCACGGCCACGCCGCCCGCTGCGCCCCGGCACCTGGCGCCCCACCATCATCCGTCCCTGGCATG ATCCACGGGCGCTGCGTCTGCGAGCACCACACGCAGGGGCTGAACTGCGAGCGCTGTGAGGACTTCTACCACGACCTGCCCTGGCGCCCGGCTGAGGGCTCCAGCACCAACGCCTGCCGAC GGTGCGACTGCAACGAGCACTCGCAGCGGTGCCACTTCGACATGGCCGTCTTCCTGGCCACGGGGAACGCCAGCGGGGCCGTGTGTGATGGCTGCCAGCACAACACCATGGGCCGCCGCTGCCACCTCTGCAAGCCCTTCTACTACCAGCACCCCCGCTCCGACATCCGCGCCCCCACCGCCTGCGCCC CATGCGACTGCGACCCGGCGGGCTCGCTGGACGGAGGCGCCTGCGACGGGCACACGGACGTGGCACTGGGCATGATTGCGGGGCAGTGCCGCTGCAAGGAGAACGTGGCCGGTCCCCGCTGTGACCGCTGCCGGCACGGTGCCTACGGCCTCAGCCATGGCGACCCACAGGGCTGCCAGC CGTGCAGGTGTGACCCGCGGGGCACGGTGGCGGGCAGCTCCCCCTGCGACCCCATCAGCGGGGACTGCTACTGCAAACGCTTCGTGGCTGGGCGCTCCTGCAGCCAGTGCGTG CCCGAGTTCTGGGGCCTGAGCTACGATGTGGGGGGCTGCCGGCCCTGCGCCTGCGACTTCGGGGGAGCCTACAGCAACCG GTGCTCCATGGAGGACGGGGCTTGTCCCTGCCGTCCCCACCTCATGGGGCGGCAGTGCGACCAGGTACAGCCCGGCTTCTTCTGCGCCCACCTCGACTACTACACCTATGAGGCCGAGCGGGCCACCGGCCATGGCCACAGCCACCCCCAGCTCCCG GGCGCCATCCGGGCGGAGGTGCCCCAGGACTGCCTGGAGTACGAcaccggggagccgggggggcggaAGGGGCGCCCGCGGCACCAGCGCAGCCCCTCCcgcgccccccagccccgcgccccctcGCGCCGTGGCCGCCAGCAGCCCCCCAAG CTGGACGTGGAGGAGGTGGTGCGGGACAGCGCCGGGCGCATGGTGACGTGGACGGGCTCGGGGTTCGCCCGGGTGCGGGACGGGGCTGGCCTGACCTTCCACGTGGACGACGTGCCCTACCCCATGGACTACGAGCTGCTGCTGCGCTACGAGCCCGAG TCGGCTGAGGACTGGGAGGCCGTGGTTGGCGTCAGCTCCCGGGTGCTGCCCACCAGCCCTCGCTGCGGGAACCTGCTGCCCTCCGAGCAGATGTACCGCGAGAGCCTGCCCCACAGCCggag GTACGTGCTGCTGTCCCGGCCCTTCTGCTTTGAGCCCAGCACCCCCTACGAGGTGACCGTGCGGCTTCAACGGGCCGGCGTCACCCAGCGCCACCCCGGCGCCTTCATCCTCATCGACTCG CTGGTGCTCCTGCCACGGGTGTCGGAGCTGCCGGGCTTCCATggggcggaggcggcggcagcgACGCGCCGGGAGGAGCTGGAGCGGTACCGGTGCCTGGAGGCATTTCACAtggcccccccgcaccccctggCGCAGGCCTGCGCCCGCCTGGTCTGCAGCGTCTCGGCCCTGCTGCACGGCGGGGCGCTGC CCTGCCAGTGCGACCCGCAGGGCTCCCGCAGCAGCGAGTGCCAGGCGCAGGGAGGGCAGTGCGAGTGCAAGCCCCACGTCCTCGGCCGGCGCTGCGACCGCTGCGCCCCGGGCAGCTACGGCTTCGGGCCCCTGGGCTGCAGCC CCTGCACCTGCTCCCCGGAGGGCTCGGTGTCACAGCTATGCGACGCGGTGAGTGGGCAGTGCCGGTGCCAGGCTGGCACCGTGGGCCGGCAGTGTGACCAGTGCCAGCCCGGCCACTGGGGCTTCCCCGCCTGCCGGCCCTGCCAGTGCAATGGGCACGCTGAGGAGTGCGACCCCCGgacgggcagctgcctgcgctgccgtGACCACACCGCCGGCCGGCACTGCGAGAG GTGCCAGGACGGTTACTATGGGGACCCGGTGCTGGGCTCAGGGCAGCAGTGccggccctgcccctgccccggctaCCCCGGCACACGGCACTACCACGGGAGTGCCTGCCACGCTGACGAGGAGACCCACCACATCGTCTGCCTCTGCGCGCCTGGATACGCCG ggcCCCGCTGCGACCGCTGCTCCCCTGGCTACTTCGGGGCGCCGGAGACGGAGGGGGGCGCGTGCCGGCCCTGCCAGTGCAACAACAACATCGATGCCAGCGACCCGGGGGCCTGTGACCCCCGCACAGGgcactgcctgcactgcctgtACCACACCACCGGGCCCCGCTGCGCCCACTGCCAGCCCGGCTACTACGGCAATGCCCTGCAGCGCAGCTGCCGGC gCTGCGGGTGCGACCCGCAGGGGACCCTGGCCTCCCACTGCGCCGCTGGCACCTGCACCTGCGACCGCGGCACGGGCGCCTGCGCCTGCCGGCCCAACGTGGTGGGCAAGAGCTGCGACCGCTGCGCACCTCACTTCTGGAGCCTGGGGGGGCCAGGGGGCTGCGAGCCTTGCGGCTGCCACCCCACGCGCGCCCTGCACCCCGCCTGCGACACG GTGACGGGGCAGTGCCAGTGCCAGCCCGGCTTCGGGGGCCGCGTCTGCTCCCAGTGCCAGGAGCATCACTGGGGAGACCCTGAGCGGGAGTGCCGAG CCTGCGAATGCGAGCCGCTGGGCACTGAGAGCCCGCAGTGCGAGCAGGCCAGCGGGCAGTGCCGGTGCCGGCCGGGCTTCGGGGGGCTGCGCTGTGACCGCTGCCAGCGGGGCTACCAGGAGGCCTTCCCTCGCTGCTCGCCCTGCCACCCCTGCTTCGGGCGCTGGGACCCGGCCGTGGGCAGCCTGCGGGACTGGCTGCGGCGCCTGGGGGCGCAGGTGCAGGCGCTGCGGGAGGGGGGGTCCGTGCCCCCGCTCAGCCCCCGCCGCCTGCGGGCGCTGGAGGAGGCGCTGGGGCGTGTGGAGCAGCTGCTGGGTGAGGGGGGCAGCCCCAGCGGCCCCCTCCTCGACGGGCTGCCCAGGCGGCTGGATGGCACCAG GATGGAGCTGGACGACTTCTGGAAGCAACTCCAAGAGCTGGGGCAACAACTGGATCAGCTGGCGCAGGCAGATGTGCAGCACCGTGACCGGCTAGCCGGGCTGAGCCGCAAGCTAGGGGGTCTCAACCGAACCGCCTCCCACCTCCAAATCCTCCTCGGCACCGTGGCGGCGGCAGGATTCGGCG AGTCTTACCGCAGCATCCTGGCATCGGCGGAGGACTCACGGCAGGCGGAGGCGTTGGCCAACGGCACAGCCGGAGAGCTGAACAGGGCACAGGCAACGCGGCGGGCGGCCGAGCGGGTGCTGCGGCAGCGGGGTGATGCTTTCCGCCGTAGCACAGCCGCAGCACGGAAATCCTTGCGGGAGACACAGAAACGGGTGATGGGACTCAGCGTTGCCGGAATCAATGAGAAG ATTTGTGGGCTGCCTGGGGACCGGAGCTGCGAGCAATCACCTTGCGGAGGAGCCTTGTGCCGGGACAGCATGGGGACACGGCATTGCGGTGGCACGGGATGCGCGGGGGCACTGCCCGTCTCGGCTCGAGCCTTGAGCAGCGCCCGTAATGCCTCGCACCAGCTGGAGGTGGCGTTGGGGCAGCTGGGTGTTGTGGCACAGAAG acacaggaggtgcaggagctggcgcggggggcgcggagccgggcggaggaGGCGCTGGGGCGCTCGCAAGCCGCCCGCAGCCGCGCGGAGAAGGCGACGGCCCAGCTGCGGGACTTCATCCGCCGCATCAAGGCCTTCCTGGCAG AGGAAGGAGCCGACCCAGGCAGCATCGAGCTGGTGGCCCGGCAGGTGCTGAACAtctccctgcccagcagccccagccggatccaggagctgctgcgggagaTGCGGGAGAGCATCAGCCAGCTGGAGGGGGTGGACGCGGTGCTGAACAGCACGGCACAGGGGCTGGCTGCGGCACGGGGGCTGCTGGCGGAGGGACAGAATGCCAG GGAGCGAGCGGAGGGCGTGAGGGACGAGCTTGCGGGGACACAGCGGGCACTGGATGCAGCGCGGATGCAGGCAACGGTGGCGGGGAGCGCCCTGCGGAGCGCCAGGGATGCCATCCGGGTGGCTGAGAGCAGAGCCAAGGAG GCGGAGCGcaggctgcaggcgctggagggGAAGGAGTCGCGGGCGCAGCGGCGGCTGCGGGAGCTGGCACAGCGTGTCACCGCCCtgcaggagcggggccgggatGCCCACCGCGTGGCCCAGCAAGCCAAGGACGGGGCGCAGCGTGCCACTGCCGCCTCGGGGATGCTCAGCCAG GACCTGGCGCAGGTGACGCAGCGCTACGTGGTGCTGAAGGGCCGGGTGAGCGGGCTGGCCGGGGTGTCCGGCGGGGCCCTGCAGCGTGTGACGCAGCTGACGGCAGAGGCCCGGGACCTCCTGGACAaggccagcagcagcaagaggaagCTGGAAG AGCTGGAGCAGCACTTCGGGGCCAACGAGCGGGTGATGGCAGCGAAGGCGATGCAACTGCAGGCGTTGGAGCAGCGGGtctgggggctgctggaggagatcCGCGAGAGGGCCAATGCTTATGCCACCTGCTAG